Part of the Zingiber officinale cultivar Zhangliang chromosome 6A, Zo_v1.1, whole genome shotgun sequence genome, AAAGTTTCTTCAAAGCAAAGAAAAAACTACAACAGCTTTCACAAAATTTGACTGCCAAAAGAGCACAGTGAGCTATTATATAAATAGCTTATGAGGTAATCTTTGGCAATGAATTTGATCATACAACCATTTAACCAGAAAAGGAACATTGATTTTGGTTGTCATCTGATTTAATTAGCATATCAATAGAGGTTGAATGGCACAATCAGTGGAACCCACAAAAATGGAATTCATCTACAAAGATCCCAGTATTGCACCAAGTTATCATATATCATGATGCAACATAGCAATGTAGCTGACCTAGATAGTTGAGACTAATATGGTTCATTGTTGCTGTTTTCATTGTTATGGCTAACAATCTAATGTGGCTCTTAGAAGTTAAATGAGAAAACATTACAgcttaattaatctaataaaatCCTAGGGTACCTTTCCAGATCCAAGAACAAATAGAAAGGGAACAGGGTCACCCATCTCATCCTTGTGGTCATAGGTCGAGTCAAAGCGCCATCCCTGTTTTGCTGCCAACCTTCCATAGTAATGGATTGATACCTTCATAACAAGGATTCAGAACCAGTAAATATGTACAATAATTTCAAGTGCCTAGGATGGAAAATCAACTTGGAGTTGTGATTTATGTGCATGATATCATACGAAAATGAGAACACAACACTACCAAAATGGATATAATATCTATTCGCAGTATTTTTAGGAGTGCGTTTAGAGTAAAGGAATCAAGATTGTGGGCAAACATTCAGCAAAATACAATTTACAGACCTCAAAGTATGAATAAAGTTTCATGTACTACTAAAATTAACTGCAAAAATTTTATCTAGTTAGCAATTCTCTTACATAGCGTGGACAAAAAATATTCATGCAAGCATGTAGGAAAACAAACCCAGTTCCAACATCAAAGTCAATGAAATTGTTAACGGAACTTCATTAATATTCTCTTTGAACCTATGACTTAAAACAACTCATTCATAAAGAAGATCACTTCCATTGTATTATTAGGCAATACTTCATCAGGCCAATAAGAATAAGATTCATGTAGATAATCCATCGCGACAAATACTAAAAACACAATTATTGCTGTTACTATAGTACATCTAATGCAGTATGAAGTGGATTCTGTATCTCATTGATGTTCAGACTGCCTTCAGTACAATTTGCAAAACGTATTGTTCTTTGCTAGTAGTACAATACTTTTCCGCACCTCTCCTCCCTTTCATTCACCTTCAAAATCCATCATGTAGTTTCTTAAATTTACACATTAACAATATGCATACTATAGAGTAGAAAATTCTACTTTTTGGTTTCTCCAAAGCATTAACAATATGCACATTAAAGAGAAAATTCTATCTTAATGCTTCAGGAAGGCAATGGTAATAGTTTAAACTCACGAATTAGAGTGTCTGTTTGTTAACGGCAGTGCACCtccaaaaggatttttttttcagCCGATGACATGATTGTCTTCAGATATAAATATTCTTCTGTCTTATCTTTTTCCCTCACTATGTGATCTTAGGATGGCACTCTTGAGAGTCAAATATTAATGATCCGTATAACCTTACCAATAAGTCTATTAGTTCTACTAGCTCCTAAAGAATCTGCCAACATTCTTTAGAGGCAATGAATGATCTCAAGTGtaaaaaatctatatatatacCATTGTAACTTTGAAGATTACAACGAGGGGAAAATGGAAGGAAAGAATGAAAGAAATAGCAGGCCGTCAAACAATAACTTCCAATCAGACCACTTACTCTTAGCAGAAACGTAATAACATAAGAATTATAGTAAAACAATGTGATACTTATTTACCTGATCTCCATCGACAGGGATTTCACCGTAACCTTCACGAAGGTCCAGGGCCCTCACTCCGCCGGACCCAGGGAGCTCGAAGAAGGTCGGGGTCGCCGAAGCAGGAACCGGAGGCGGCGACGGCGGAGTCGCGGAGGAAGGAAGGATAGCGAAGAGGGGAGCGGAAGAGAGGAGCAGGGCGGAGGAGGAGAACAGTGACCTCCTCGTCGTCGGGTGCGGAATTCTGTTGGTTAGGGTTTTGCGATGAAATTGGGGATTGGAGGAGGAAGACGGCGCCAGTGACAAGGCCGTcgccattgtttttttttttttttttttttttctaaaataatagTAGGTGAATTTAACAGTTTACACTTAAAATCatataaattttcaaactctagATTTTACACTAATTATCCAAAAACTCCAAagataaatttctttaaaagttcggggtaaaataaaatttccccttaACTAAAGCGCCCACCTGCCTTTCAATTATTGCTTCAAGCTTTAGATTGCCTTCTTTGGCCGGTTGACTGACaaattcctttctatccaaatattctataaaataatcaacaattttttttttttttttttggaagtttATTATCTGAATTTACATTTtgattaaaaagagagatttttttttatcaccAAATGTATTAACAAATAAGGCAGCTTTTGGAATGATTTGATTGATAAGTGATTTTTAGTTAGCAACAGTAACTTTAGCTACGATGTAATGATAGAATATTCATATTATCATCTAAGTATCtatagtttgattttaattacagagaatttgtagaaatttttctttaaataaggcgtgtaatcaaaggatgttgatCTTCTTAACCGTTCGCCACGAGCGTTTCCCGATTTATCATAATGGCTGATGGAAAAATTATGTAAAACTAAATCGGTGATCCAAAGTTAATCAATGATGCTAACTATGTTTATATTTTGTCCCCGGGACTATGGTGCTATTGTAGGACATCCAGATTGTCACCAGACATCGGCGGTTCGATCCCAGCTATgacatatttgtagaaatttttcctccaaatgaggaactcaaccaaaggatgctgggcttctagggaaggggagccttggcgcaacagtAAAATTGTTGCTTTGTGACTAAAAGGTCATGAGTTCAAATCCTGAAAATAACCtcttgtaaaaaaaataagataagattacgtacaatgaatccttcctCGAGACCCCGCATGGAGGGAACTTTGTACATTGGACTACCCTTTAGAATCAATAATATCCAGTTCCTGGAGTGATCAACCAATCTCATAAGCTTCCATCCACGATAACGCTCTCAGCAAATGATCCATTAATCCAGCATTCTTATATTAACTATCCGTTAAGAAACTGGACATGCCCGCAGCATCATTGGCTGGGGGCATGATGTGAACTTAATAGTAAGATGTGCTCATTGGCTTCTTCAgccttgaaaattttcttattcaGCAAACCAACTACTATCACAAAACACTATACACAAACACAAACATCTGTTTTACAAGTTAAGGTTGTTTAcatgattaaaaataaaaactcaaaTTGGCATGCAGTCCCCTACTGC contains:
- the LOC121996181 gene encoding peptidyl-prolyl cis-trans isomerase FKBP17-1, chloroplastic-like, whose translation is MATALSLAPSSSSNPQFHRKTLTNRIPHPTTRRSLFSSSALLLSSAPLFAILPSSATPPSPPPVPASATPTFFELPGSGGVRALDLREGYGEIPVDGDQVSIHYYGRLAAKQGWRFDSTYDHKDEMGDPVPFLFVLGSGKVISGIEAAVKSMKVGGIRRVIIPPSQGYQNMSQEPIPPDFFDRQRLFTTIFNPTRLANGEGSTLGTLIFDIELVSARHP